Proteins encoded within one genomic window of Etheostoma cragini isolate CJK2018 chromosome 21, CSU_Ecrag_1.0, whole genome shotgun sequence:
- the lrrc45 gene encoding leucine-rich repeat-containing protein 45 isoform X2 codes for MEDFRQAYLRLCKEGGVEPQESVVAQLQENRATQSSRLDLSGHSLSVDTCSVLATAFQNDTGFTEVVLSDCMLSEEGAKVLLTGLFGNTTVKVLDLKGNNLRSTGAEVLGKLLARNKTLHRLVLEWNALGVWDEAFSLFCDGLASNSVLTQLDLRNNQINHNGASELALALKRNTTVQVLDLRWNNIGLLGGRTLLEALQKNHSIVQLEMAGNNIPSDTLRALEQITGHNSDRQSTLRESRSRTQVLSKEIQTLKEEKSRQFLSLMSTIDRQREEMGRSNGLQMTEAALALSEQKNHNMAELLTRVKAEKEEQRERQSRERKKEQEDSAHREGKLLREIQNLTETNAQLVNKVEEKERRCKSQQQQIFELKQELTNSTAELKLQLTQAEDRLEIEKRRSKQALQDMDSLRQKEVEHVNRHLEESERALQERVFKLEGQRIQLEEELSKAKAACVTERAQAEEELGRVRAQVRLEEQEHVSCLEDKLRSVRSDLQEVQLHCSQQKQTISELQAKNSQQGSEISALRRRTEELQQELSSKDQEKVAEVSRVKVELQEQIGHLQAERTAQGGLKEKICALEREIKVLSGNHREVLLDKESEMASMLEKLRLKEAEIQRMREDEANRASYLQSAILTYVQGSPLGHYRSPKK; via the exons atGGAGGATTTCAGGCAGGCGTACCTGCGTCTGTGTAAGGAGGGCGGTGTGGAGCCTCAGGAGAGTGTTGTGGCTCAGCTCCAGGAGAACAGGGCTACTCAGAGCTCCCGACTGGACCTGAGTGGACACAGCCTGTCTGTAGATACCTGCTCTGTCTTGGCCACGGCCTTCCAAAATGATACAGGCTTTACAGAGGTGGTGCTCAGTGACTGCATGCTCAGCGAGGAAG GTGCCAAAGTACTTCTGACTGGACTGTTTGGCAACACAACTGTAAAAGTCCTGGATCTGAAG GGAAATAACTTGAGATCGACAGGGGCTGAGGTGTTGGGAAAGCTGTTGGCGCGTAACAAGACTCTGCATAG GCTGGTGTTGGAGTGGAACGCTTTGGGAGTGTGGGACGAAGCCTTCTCACTCTTTTGTGATGGTTTGGCGTCCAACAGCGTGCTGACACAGCTGGACCTGCGCAACAATCAGATCAACCACAACGGAGCGTCTGAGCTCGCTCTGGCTCTTAAACGCAACACCACTGTGCAGGTGCTAG ATCTGAGGTGGAACAACATTGGTCTGCTGGGTGGCAGGACTCTGTTGGAGGCTCTGCAGAAGAACCATAGCATAGTGCAGCTGGAGATGGCAGGAAACAACATACCGAGTGATACACTCAGAGCACTtg AGCAGATCACAGGGCACAACTCCGACAGACAGTCCACCCTGAGAGAGAGCCGCAGCAGGACCCAGGTCCTCAGCAAGGAGATTCAGACATTAAAGGAGGAGAAGAGCCGGCAG TTCCTTAGCCTGATGAGTACCATAGATagacagagggaggagatgGGACGCTCCAACGG ACTTCAGATGACAGAGGCTGCCCTCGCCCTCTCGGAGCAGAAAAACCACAACATGGCAGAGCTGCTGACACGAGTGAAGGctgaaaaagaagaacagagggaacgacagagcagagagaggaagaaggagcaAGAG GACAGTGCTCACAGAGAGGGTAAACTCCTCAGAGAGATCCAAAACCTGACAGAAACCAACGCCCAACTTGTAAATAAA GTTGAGGAGAAGGAGCGGAGGTGTAAgtctcagcagcagcagatctTTGAGCTGAAGCAGGAGCTGACCAATAGCACGGCAGAGCTCAAGCTGCAGCTCACACAGGCAGAAg ACCGTCTGGAAATAGAGAAGCGAAGGTCCAAGCAAGCCCTGCAGGACATGGACAGTCTCCGCCAGAAAGAG GTTGAGCATGTGAATCGACATCTAGAGGAGAGCGAGAGGGCTCTGCAGGAACGCGTCTTCAAGCTGGAGGGACAGCGGATACAACTGGAAGAG GAGCTGAGTAAAGCTAAAGCAgcgtgtgtgacagagagggcCCAGGCAGAGGAGGAACTGGGAAGAGTGCGAGCTCAAGTGCGTCTGGAGGAG CAGGAGCACGTGTCGTGCCTGGAGGACAAGCTCCGCTCGGTGCGTTCCGACCTACAGGAGGTCCAGCTCCACTGCTCCCAGCAGAAACAGACCATCTCCGAGCTGCAGGCCAAGAACAGCCAGCAGGGCAGCGAGATAAGCGCGTTGCGGCGCAGGACGGAGGAGCTCCAGCAG GAACTGTCCTCTAAGGACCAGGAGAAGGTGGCTGAAGTAAGCCGGGTGAAGGTGGAACTGCAGGAGCAGATTGGACATTTACAGGCAGAAAGAACGGCACAGGGGGGGCTCAAAGAGAAGATCTGTGCTCTGGAGAGAGAGATTAAAG TACTAAGCGGTAACCACAGGGAGGTACTCCTCGACAAAGAGAGTGAGATGGCTTCCATGCTGGAGAAGCTGCGGCTGAAAGAGGCGGAGATCCAGAGGATGAGGGAAGACGAAGCCAACAGAGCCAGCTACCTGCAGAGCGCCATCCTCACCTATGTTCAGGGCTCACCTCTGGGACACTACAGAAGTCCCAAAAAATGA
- the lrrc45 gene encoding leucine-rich repeat-containing protein 45 isoform X1, with protein MEDFRQAYLRLCKEGGVEPQESVVAQLQENRATQSSRLDLSGHSLSVDTCSVLATAFQNDTGFTEVVLSDCMLSEEGAKVLLTGLFGNTTVKVLDLKGNNLRSTGAEVLGKLLARNKTLHRLVLEWNALGVWDEAFSLFCDGLASNSVLTQLDLRNNQINHNGASELALALKRNTTVQVLDLRWNNIGLLGGRTLLEALQKNHSIVQLEMAGNNIPSDTLRALEQITGHNSDRQSTLRESRSRTQVLSKEIQTLKEEKSRQFLSLMSTIDRQREEMGRSNGSTSIQIGQLQEALNERKSAVNSLTAKLQMTEAALALSEQKNHNMAELLTRVKAEKEEQRERQSRERKKEQEDSAHREGKLLREIQNLTETNAQLVNKVEEKERRCKSQQQQIFELKQELTNSTAELKLQLTQAEDRLEIEKRRSKQALQDMDSLRQKEVEHVNRHLEESERALQERVFKLEGQRIQLEEELSKAKAACVTERAQAEEELGRVRAQVRLEEQEHVSCLEDKLRSVRSDLQEVQLHCSQQKQTISELQAKNSQQGSEISALRRRTEELQQELSSKDQEKVAEVSRVKVELQEQIGHLQAERTAQGGLKEKICALEREIKVLSGNHREVLLDKESEMASMLEKLRLKEAEIQRMREDEANRASYLQSAILTYVQGSPLGHYRSPKK; from the exons atGGAGGATTTCAGGCAGGCGTACCTGCGTCTGTGTAAGGAGGGCGGTGTGGAGCCTCAGGAGAGTGTTGTGGCTCAGCTCCAGGAGAACAGGGCTACTCAGAGCTCCCGACTGGACCTGAGTGGACACAGCCTGTCTGTAGATACCTGCTCTGTCTTGGCCACGGCCTTCCAAAATGATACAGGCTTTACAGAGGTGGTGCTCAGTGACTGCATGCTCAGCGAGGAAG GTGCCAAAGTACTTCTGACTGGACTGTTTGGCAACACAACTGTAAAAGTCCTGGATCTGAAG GGAAATAACTTGAGATCGACAGGGGCTGAGGTGTTGGGAAAGCTGTTGGCGCGTAACAAGACTCTGCATAG GCTGGTGTTGGAGTGGAACGCTTTGGGAGTGTGGGACGAAGCCTTCTCACTCTTTTGTGATGGTTTGGCGTCCAACAGCGTGCTGACACAGCTGGACCTGCGCAACAATCAGATCAACCACAACGGAGCGTCTGAGCTCGCTCTGGCTCTTAAACGCAACACCACTGTGCAGGTGCTAG ATCTGAGGTGGAACAACATTGGTCTGCTGGGTGGCAGGACTCTGTTGGAGGCTCTGCAGAAGAACCATAGCATAGTGCAGCTGGAGATGGCAGGAAACAACATACCGAGTGATACACTCAGAGCACTtg AGCAGATCACAGGGCACAACTCCGACAGACAGTCCACCCTGAGAGAGAGCCGCAGCAGGACCCAGGTCCTCAGCAAGGAGATTCAGACATTAAAGGAGGAGAAGAGCCGGCAG TTCCTTAGCCTGATGAGTACCATAGATagacagagggaggagatgGGACGCTCCAACGG GTCTACCTCCATTCAGATAGGCCAACTCCAGGAAGCTCTGAATGAAAGGAAGTCGGCTGTTAACTCCCTCACTGCAAA ACTTCAGATGACAGAGGCTGCCCTCGCCCTCTCGGAGCAGAAAAACCACAACATGGCAGAGCTGCTGACACGAGTGAAGGctgaaaaagaagaacagagggaacgacagagcagagagaggaagaaggagcaAGAG GACAGTGCTCACAGAGAGGGTAAACTCCTCAGAGAGATCCAAAACCTGACAGAAACCAACGCCCAACTTGTAAATAAA GTTGAGGAGAAGGAGCGGAGGTGTAAgtctcagcagcagcagatctTTGAGCTGAAGCAGGAGCTGACCAATAGCACGGCAGAGCTCAAGCTGCAGCTCACACAGGCAGAAg ACCGTCTGGAAATAGAGAAGCGAAGGTCCAAGCAAGCCCTGCAGGACATGGACAGTCTCCGCCAGAAAGAG GTTGAGCATGTGAATCGACATCTAGAGGAGAGCGAGAGGGCTCTGCAGGAACGCGTCTTCAAGCTGGAGGGACAGCGGATACAACTGGAAGAG GAGCTGAGTAAAGCTAAAGCAgcgtgtgtgacagagagggcCCAGGCAGAGGAGGAACTGGGAAGAGTGCGAGCTCAAGTGCGTCTGGAGGAG CAGGAGCACGTGTCGTGCCTGGAGGACAAGCTCCGCTCGGTGCGTTCCGACCTACAGGAGGTCCAGCTCCACTGCTCCCAGCAGAAACAGACCATCTCCGAGCTGCAGGCCAAGAACAGCCAGCAGGGCAGCGAGATAAGCGCGTTGCGGCGCAGGACGGAGGAGCTCCAGCAG GAACTGTCCTCTAAGGACCAGGAGAAGGTGGCTGAAGTAAGCCGGGTGAAGGTGGAACTGCAGGAGCAGATTGGACATTTACAGGCAGAAAGAACGGCACAGGGGGGGCTCAAAGAGAAGATCTGTGCTCTGGAGAGAGAGATTAAAG TACTAAGCGGTAACCACAGGGAGGTACTCCTCGACAAAGAGAGTGAGATGGCTTCCATGCTGGAGAAGCTGCGGCTGAAAGAGGCGGAGATCCAGAGGATGAGGGAAGACGAAGCCAACAGAGCCAGCTACCTGCAGAGCGCCATCCTCACCTATGTTCAGGGCTCACCTCTGGGACACTACAGAAGTCCCAAAAAATGA
- the trub1 gene encoding probable tRNA pseudouridine synthase 1, whose translation MAGNITNTAAPITSSLSKLQSLNGLFAIYKKQGPTSADVLNTLKEVLLKEAGVKNPNPRKRRKQSLKMGHGGTLDSAASGVLVVGVGNGTKMLSTMLAGSKKYVAVGELGKATDSLDATGSVILEKDFEHITRLDIEEKLKAFTGDIMQVPPLYSALKKDGQRLSVLLKKGHQVEAKPARPVTVYNLTLQEFKPPLFTLDIECGGGFYVRSLVDDLGKALSSCAHVKDLIRTKQGQFTLEEHALPEEQWTLEHILRSLQPCSDAELPGADT comes from the exons ATGGCAGGAAATATAACTAACACTGCGGCTCCTATTACTAGTTCTCTATCTAAACTACAGTCTTTAAATGGGTTGTTTGCGATATATAAGAAACAAGGACCGACATCTGCAGACGTGTTGAATACACTCAAAGAAGTTTTACTCAAGG AAGCTGGTGTAAAAAACCCAAACCCACgaaagaggaggaagcagaGCCTGAAGATGGGCCACGGAGGGACGCTGGACAGTGCTGCCAGTGGGGTGTTGG tTGTTGGTGTTGGGAATGGCACAAAGATGCTCAGTACAATGTTGGCTGGTTCTAAG aaatatgTTGCTGTTGGGGAACTGGGGAAAGCAACAGATAGTCTTGATGCCACTGGCAGTGTGATTCTGGAGAAAGACTTTG AACACATAACCAGGTTGGACATTGAGGAGAAACTGAAAGCTTTCACTGGTGACATAATGCAAGTTCCTCCACT CTACTCTGCGCTGAAAAAGGACGGCCAGCGCCTGTCTGTCCTGCTGAAGAAAGGTCACCAGGTTGAGGCCAAACCAGCCAGACCGGTCACCGTGTACAACCTGACCCTGCAGGAGTTCAAGCCTCCTCTCTTCACTCTTG ATATCGAGTGCGGTGGCGGATTTTATGTCAGAAGCTTGGTTGATGACCTGGGAAAGG CGCTGTCATCATGTGCCCATGTGAAGGACCTGATCCGGACCAAGCAGGGTCAGTTCACCCTTGAGGAGCACGCCCTACCAGAGGAGCAGTGGACACTGGAACACATCCTGCGCTCTCTGCAGCCCTGCTCCGACGCGGAGCTCCCGGGCGCCGACACCTGA